The following is a genomic window from Desulforhopalus sp..
TTCGCCGAGAGCGGCCTGGGCGCAGGTGGCGAGGCCCTCTTCCACCGCTGCCAGCATGATCGATTGGATAAACATACCGAAATCGAGGAAGGAGCCTTTTTGCATTACCGGGTCGAGAAAGAAAAAAAGTATTACCGGGGCATCAAAGGCCCGGTAATTGGCGACCCATTGTTCGATCCGGCGTTCTTTATCCTGCCGATCAATGCCAAGTGCTTCATATAATTGGGCGCCACAGACGACGCGACGCTTCTTGAATGGTTCATGCCACTGTTCCGGATAGTAAAGATAGTCCATGGCGCCAGGACCATCTTGCTGAAAGGTTTTTACCATGGCTTCGGTCAGTTCGACCCTTTTCTTGCCGGTTACCACTGCAACCTGCCAGGGCTGAGCGTTGGTTCCGGAGGGGGAATGGCGGGCAGCCTCTAGTATGGAGATAATCTTTTCCCGATCTACCGGTCGAGGGAGAAAGGCTCGGGTCGACTTCCTTTTGCTGAGAGCATCAATGACATTCATAGGTGGCCTTTGGTATGGGTTAGGTGCAGGGCCGGAATGCCGGACAACATCCTGGCGTTTCCTGCATCGCTTACGGCTGGGATAAATTATCGGGCAAATTCATCCGGTTTTTCTATGATCTTATTGGAACTAGGATAAGGCCGGTTGAGCGGATATCAAGAACCTCTTGCTGCCGGTACAGGCAGAATGATATCTGAAAAGTGGCAAAAAAGGGAAAAGAGTTTGCATTCAGTTGCAAATGATTATCTTTGTTTGTAAGGCGACAGACCAGGGTACCAACAAGGGGCTTGACAAGGATGGGTCTTTTGCCGCTAATTTGTACTACCGAGACAAGAATTGCGAGAGGCGGTGTTTATGTTTGTTCGCAGAGATAAGGAGAAAGAGAATGTCTGAGGAAACTACGGTGTTAACCCCCGATGGAATTGAATCACCGGGAGAGGAAAGAGAGCAAGAGGGATCGGCAAAATCATTGGTGGTTGCCAAGGATCTGCTGCCGGACAAATTGATGATCATTCCCCTTCATGATCGGCCGATGTTCCCGAAAATGATGGGACCGATTATCCTTGAAGACATGAGGCTGCAACAGGCAGTCATGAAACATATGAACCAAAATGCACCGCTGTATTTTGGTCTCGTTCTGCAGGTTCCCAAGGAGGATGGCCTCGCCCACGCCGCCGAGAGTGCCGAAGATTTCTTCAAGGTTGGGTCGGTGGCCAGGGTTGTCCAGGTTTCACCATTTAAACCCGGAGAACCATTACAGATCTTGGTGCAGGCCCTGGAGCGTTTTGACATCCTGGCGCTAAAACAGAAGGATGGTATGTTTGTTGCCGATGTTCGGTACCGGTATGAGCCGATTCAGGAAAATACCGATGAACTGAAGGCCTATTCGGTGGCGATCATCGATTGCATCAAGGATCTGGTGAATATGAACCCCCTGTTCAAAGAGGGTTTGTCGCTGCTCATTGAACGGATAAATCTCAGTGATCCCGGATCGCTCGCCGATTTTGCCGCAGCCATGACCACCTCATCCGGCAAGGAGATCCAGAAGATCCTAGAGACAGCTGATATCCGCCAGCGGCTTGAATCGGTGCTGATCCTCCTGAAAAATGAGGTGGAGATTTCCAAACTGAAGGCGAAAATCTCCAAACGCATCGAAGAACAATTGTCCAAGCAGCAACGGGAATTCTTCCTCAAGGCCCAGCTGCAGGAGATCAAAAAGGAACTGGGCCTTGCCAAAGACGATACCCAGTCGGAAATCGAGAAATACGAGAATCGACTGAAAAAGCTTGTCC
Proteins encoded in this region:
- a CDS encoding nitroreductase gives rise to the protein MNVIDALSKRKSTRAFLPRPVDREKIISILEAARHSPSGTNAQPWQVAVVTGKKRVELTEAMVKTFQQDGPGAMDYLYYPEQWHEPFKKRRVVCGAQLYEALGIDRQDKERRIEQWVANYRAFDAPVILFFFLDPVMQKGSFLDFGMFIQSIMLAAVEEGLATCAQAALGEYPALVKDMLGYSRETILICGMALGYEDTSAPVNGYRTEREEVAVFTRFFD